A genomic stretch from Eretmochelys imbricata isolate rEreImb1 chromosome 24, rEreImb1.hap1, whole genome shotgun sequence includes:
- the DEDD gene encoding death effector domain-containing protein, with protein sequence MWQDQLSCRMDTLKRSRAQAWPEETGDREHGLYSLHRMFDIVGTHLTHRDVRVLSFLFVDVIDDYERGMIRSGRDFLLALERQGRCDETNFRQVLQLLRIITRHDLLPYVTLKRRRAVCPDLVDKYLEETSIRYVMPRAHSDAEHGLAPPHKSVPPHHPVVCRSSTGPPICTKRPGRGRALLSSQHKRRKSMTPDPKEKQTCDIRLRVRAEYCQHETALQGNVFSNKQDPLERQFERFNQANTILKSRDLGSIICDIKFSELTYLDAFWRDYINGSLLEALKGVFITDSLKQAVGHEAIKLLVNVDEEDYEVGRQKLLRNLMLHTAP encoded by the exons ATGTGGCAGGATCAGCTGTCGTGCAGGATGGACACCTTGAAACGGAGTCGAGCACAAGCCTGGCCAGAGGAGACTGGGGACAGGGAGCATGGACTCTATAGTTTGCACCGCATGTTTGACATTGTGGGCACTCACCTGACCCACCGGGACGTACGTGTGTTGTCCTTTCTTTTTGTGGATGTGATTGATGACTACGAGAGGGGGATGATCCGCAGCGGCCGGGACTTCCTGCTGGCACTAGAAAGGCAGGGCCGCTGTGATGAGACCAACTTCCGCCAGGTGCTGCAGCTGCTGAGGATTATCACGCGCCATGACCTATTGCCCTATGTCACGCTGAAGAGGAGAAGGGCCG TGTGCCCAGACCTTGTGGACAAGTACCTAGAAGAGACGTCCATTCGTTACGTGATGCCCCGAGCTCACAGCGACGCAGAGCATGGTctcgcccccccccacaaatcaG TGCCTCCTCATCACCCTGTGGTCTGCCGCTCCTCCACTGGACCTCCAATCTGTACCAAGAGGCCTGGCCGTGGGAGAGCCCTCCTCAGTAGCCAGCATAAGAGGAGGAAGTCAATGACGCCGGATCCTAAAGAGAAACAGACTTGTG ACATCCGCCTGCGAGTGCGAGCCGAGTACTGCCAGCACGAGACGGCGCTCCAGGGCAACGTCTTCTCCAACAAGCAGGATCCCCTGGAGCGGCAATTCGAGCGCTTCAACCAGGCCAACACCATCTTAAAATCCCGGGACCTGGGTTCGATCATCTGTGACATAAAATTCTCAGAGCTCACCTACCTCGACGCCTTCTGGCGCGACTACATAAACGGCTCTTTGCTGGAGGCCCTCAAGGGCGTCTTCATCACGGACTCGCTCAAGCAAGCCGTGGGCCACGAGGCCATCAAGCTGCTGGTCAACGTGGACGAGGAGGATTACGAGGTTGGGCGCCAGAAACTCCTGCGGAACTTGATGCTGCACACGGCCCCTTGA